aaaaaataagaaaactgaattatgttttaaattagaCATTcagacataggcctaggccctacatttattttatacttataGACAAGTTTTAGTGAAGATGAGCACAGGGCCATCCAGTCTGCACTTTCACAGAAACTTGGACCCGAATTTATAAGTCAAAGATCTGGCGCAGGTGGCCAAAAGGTAACTATACTAATGTAccattactaataataatattaacatatcagacaaagtttattaaaatagttttcatttgtttttaaatcatccaaagaaataaattaatgttttttttcaatttcagctAGCTTATATTGAAGGTTGGAGAAttgtgtcattggccaatgAGACGTTTGGTTTCAATGGATGGTCACACTCCATCACAAGTCAAAACATTGgtaatgaattttaaatgttatttttactaTCCATTACTGCAACAAtaccattttatttcttttataatttgCTCTAAGTTTGTTTCATTACAatatttgcatttttttatGAGTAGATTTTGTAGACCAATTCAACAACAAGTTTTATGTTGGAGTGACTGCAGTCATTCGTGTTCAATTAAAGGTTAGTACTGAATATACTttcaaatgtacagtactactaactGTATATATTCATTAACACGCTTCATCATTAGACATAGTGCGTTCTACTATTTTGTGCCATTTATTCCTGTCATGGGCCGGGTGTGTCTCAAGTATGCCAGTGTAATTTAATATTGTCAATAACATAATACAAATGTTACAGTGAAGTTAAAGgtacaaaaaaatgttgataaaatgTATACTGAATCAATGCAACACTGTTATACAGGATGGTGTCTACCATGAGGATGTTGGGTATGGCGTAAGCGAGGGGATGAGGTCAAAAGCTCTATCAATTGAGAAAGCTCGTAAAGAGGCAGTTACTGATGGCATCAAACGAGCGCTAAAGTAAGAAACATCATTAATGTCATTAGCCACATGGTTTATAATGAGAACATGAATTACTTCAAAAAAATTGCTTTTTTTAAGTGCTTTACTAAATACAGTAATGTACTGTAACCAAATGGAGAATGCTGATGCTTTATAACATTAAAAAGAAATTACATCATTTTATGTTCCTACCTGTAGGAGCATAATGTTTTAGTATACATTTagaaaaatgtttaatgtacataaaaaataaacatattataaataagTACTTTAATGCATGAAAATAAGATAAGACATACTTTAAATCACAATGTTACACAATATACATTTGATATGTTTATTGAAACCATTTTCTTTCACTTTTTTAACTTTATAGAAGTTTTGGACACAGTTTAGGGAATTGTCTTGGCGATCGAAACTACTTAAAATGTATAGGAAAAGCTCCTAAACCAGTAAGTCAATTATCagtaaaaatgttatatataattttcttgacttaattttatattttacaaacatttttgttCTACCTTTTTAGGTTTCAGAAACTTATGATGTTGATGATATGAAGAGAACTGAGAAAGACCCTAACGTTTCTGAAGCTAGATACAATAACATGAGGAAATGTTTACAAAGACGCACTTCAACGGACACAATGCCGCCACCTACAACGCCGGTCCTAGCTACCTCAAAACTCAGCAATCACGTAGTTAAAATTACCGAACAAAAAATAGATGTACCGCCTAAAAGTACTGATATTTCAAAAGTTTCCGGAAGTGGAGATTTagaaagtaaaagaaaaaacagTGTAGTTGAATGTGGAGCCAAAGTGATCACACCTAAGTTAGCACCAAGCACTGCTAATAGACAAACATCTGGTGCTGAAAGAAAACCaaatatatcactaccaaataGTGTGGATGTCGTGCAGAACAGTGTAAATAGCAGCTCTATTGTAGATACTGGTAAAGTGACCAACAGAACAATGCCAATACAACAGAACGAAAGATCAACTTCTCCAATACCATCAGAAAAGTAGGTTTTGACAGGAAACAAATCACTAATCCTATTTTCATATGACATAGCAAGTCAAAGTTATCTACCCACAGTAGAAAGCCAATCAAGGttttgtctattttttttttagtgtacCACCCTGTGGAGACAAAGACTTGTTACAGAGGAAGCTAAGACAGCAACAGAAGCAGCAAGAGTTCAGAGACAAATTGAAACAAAAGCAAAATGGAGATGAAGTGAAGTCTCCGTTACTCCCTTTGGAAAATATGTCACCAGTCGCAACGTCCACACCGATGCAAACAGAGAAGGTTGTCGATGGTGGGTTTACAGTTGAAGAACTTTTACTTGCAGAAGGTATTCCTTGtctttcttaagctctgtttacactatcaaactagtgcgatgtgcccaaatatgggagtgatatgcttaaatatggtagtgatatgacatcatcatgtccatatatgggcagatcacattttttgtcacataaagtttgatagtgtagactgctCAACTGCTCACTACACTGATAAATATTTACGTTAtttctaaaagaaaaaattgtatttttagatgACCCAGAATTCTGGATAGCGTCGCAGGCATGCCGTGATGCCATGGAAGACTCGAATACTGTAGAAATGAAAAGTAATATTAATGGGGGACAACAAGGACAATATTCCAGACGCTCTAATTTTAACTGGAATCAAAGTAGTCGAGAAGGATCAAGGTTACAAAGTAGTAAGTCAATCACTCTACAATGCTCTAATTGTTTTTATCTTCTTTTGAGAATTTTTActtaataaatttttatttttttcatagaTTACCCAACAAAAAGACGGAGAACTGATGACAAAATTAGCTGATAGTTCCATGTATTTCAATATTCTTTGATACTAAAGAATTTCTTAACCATTgtatccaatttttttttaataatttgggaaaaatctataatttaaattcaatgtTAAAATGTACATAATTATACTGGTATACTTTAACTTAGTACTTCATTATGTAGTGTGTggtaatttttatataatttaaaataatgagataaacaaatgtttatttagcaatatatgtttaatataaaaGTACATTACAATTTATGATCAACTaatattttttggtaaataaataaacttgaaacTTAATAGTACTTATATTCACtgtttgtaaaagtaaaatcaCATGTGATGTTACCCTTTATATTTTATGTTCTAGCAGTATTTTTAATTATCGATGTTGGTATTTAAACAaaagcattttttatttaaatttaagtcTGACCAACTGACTAACATAATTAGGTTTAAAAAGTTTAGAATGTTGGTGGGTGGATGGAATTCATGTCACTTCCTTTGTTGCAATTCTTGACACTATAGAGTCAACTAAAGAACTACATTGTAACTCTTCTTCTTGGATCTTGTAAATCTGCAATAAATAAAAGTCAAAAGACATTTGTGGAATTAGATTTGTATTGTGCAATTACAACTTGTGGCACAGTGTCTTGGGGGTTAAAGTTCTTGCTTAATTACCAGGATTCTATGTTCAGGTCTAAAACTACTCTATAGGTCCAAAAGATCATAGTACACTACTATTTATTCCAGTATTTTTGGGTGGATTTAGATttttttctcactttttattcatataattcatattttatttaagtcTTACCTTTTTAATTCTGTCAGTGTCTGAAATATTTGCAAGGTTTTCAAGAGAAATTAAGTCGCCAACAATCCTGGTTTTCAAAATGCctagtttttcattttctttgtcATCTAATAAAACTACTAGAAGATACTTGGCATCATTTTGAAAGCTGAATAGTTTAAAGGATTCACCAATCTGAAACAAAACAGTATTAGATGTAATGTGGACAGAGCTCTAGTTGTACACTTATAAGCTGAATAGTTTTAAAGGATTCACCAATCTGAAACAAAACAGTATTAGATGTAATGTGGACAGAGCTCTAGTTGTACACTTATAAGCTGAATAGTTTTAAAGGATTCACCAATCTGAAACAAAACAGTATTAGATGTaatgtggacagagctttagttgtACACTTATAAGCTGAATAGTTTAAAGGATTCACCAATCTGAAACAAAACAGTATTAATTAGTGGATGTGCATTGACGACTGTGGATATGAAGATGATTAGCAATGTGGTTATATTCATATTTGTGATTCACTGTATCATtataaagctctctctacactatcaaactttatgtgacaaaaaatgggatgtgcccatatggacatgatgtcttatcactaccatatttaagtatatcactaccatatttgggcacatcacactctttttATCAAACTCGTTTGAtggtgtggacagagctttagttgtACACTTAATATAAGCTGAATAGTTTGAAGGATTCACCAATCTGAAACAAAACAGtattaactagatttaattcgtcactatgacgaattataggttatatgcattgatttaaataaagataattgatttttaaaagatatattgattgattgattttctcagaatctttaattatttataatatatgataggaccttgctaacgcgaatagcatagccggtatcacaatccgatcaaagatccctctgcgtataatgtcataaaccgcatttgttgttacataataataaagacataaagtaactttttatctagatttcattataaatcatgtgtataatctatacactaagaaataaatttgaacaatacggataataaaaaaaaaatcttatttcgtttcccaagg
This DNA window, taken from Antedon mediterranea chromosome 9, ecAntMedi1.1, whole genome shotgun sequence, encodes the following:
- the LOC140059349 gene encoding uncharacterized protein is translated as MNKMNISNPIIFGQTSFSEDEHRAIQSALSQKLGPEFISQRSGAGGQKLAYIEGWRIVSLANETFGFNGWSHSITSQNIDFVDQFNNKFYVGVTAVIRVQLKDGVYHEDVGYGVSEGMRSKALSIEKARKEAVTDGIKRALKSFGHSLGNCLGDRNYLKCIGKAPKPVSETYDVDDMKRTEKDPNVSEARYNNMRKCLQRRTSTDTMPPPTTPVLATSKLSNHVVKITEQKIDVPPKSTDISKVSGSGDLESKRKNSVVECGAKVITPKLAPSTANRQTSGAERKPNISLPNSVDVVQNSVNSSSIVDTGKVTNRTMPIQQNERSTSPIPSENVPPCGDKDLLQRKLRQQQKQQEFRDKLKQKQNGDEVKSPLLPLENMSPVATSTPMQTEKVVDGGFTVEELLLAEDDPEFWIASQACRDAMEDSNTVEMKSNINGGQQGQYSRRSNFNWNQSSREGSRLQSNYPTKRRRTDDKIS